The proteins below come from a single Burkholderia sp. FERM BP-3421 genomic window:
- the bioF gene encoding 8-amino-7-oxononanoate synthase has translation MTHPLLDTLARGLAALDADGLRRLRRIADTACDAHMTVDGRTIIGFASNDYLGLAAHPRLVDAFAEGARRYGSGSGGSHLLGGHSRAHARLEDALAAFAGGFCDAPRALYFSTGYMANLAALTALAGRGATIFSDALNHASLIDGARLSRATVQIYPHRDTDALAALLAASDADTKLIVTDTVFSMDGDVAPLAGLVALAEAHNAWLVTDDAHGFGVLGPQGRGALAAQALRSPNLVYVGTLGKAAGVAGAFVVAHETVIEWLVQRARSYIFTTAAPPSVAHAVSASLELIGGAEGDARRAHLGQLIERTRAILRRTRWHAPDSHTAVQPLVIGDNETTLAAMAALDEHGLWVPAIRPPTVPAGTSRLRVSLSAAHSFDDLARLDAALAHAGDAAAAREARAA, from the coding sequence ATGACCCATCCCCTGCTCGACACGCTCGCCCGCGGCCTCGCCGCCCTCGACGCCGACGGCCTGCGCCGCCTGCGCCGCATCGCCGACACCGCATGCGACGCGCACATGACGGTCGACGGGCGGACGATCATCGGTTTCGCGAGCAACGACTACCTCGGCCTCGCCGCGCATCCCCGGCTCGTCGACGCGTTCGCCGAAGGCGCGCGCCGCTACGGCTCCGGCAGCGGCGGCTCGCACCTGCTCGGCGGACACTCGCGCGCGCACGCGCGGCTCGAGGACGCGCTGGCCGCGTTCGCGGGCGGCTTCTGCGACGCGCCGCGCGCGCTGTACTTCAGCACCGGCTACATGGCGAACCTCGCCGCCTTGACCGCGCTCGCCGGACGCGGCGCGACGATCTTCTCCGACGCGCTGAACCATGCGTCGCTGATCGACGGCGCACGGCTGTCGCGCGCGACCGTGCAGATCTATCCGCACCGCGACACCGACGCGCTCGCCGCGCTGCTCGCCGCCTCCGACGCCGACACCAAGCTGATCGTCACCGACACGGTGTTCAGCATGGACGGCGACGTCGCGCCCCTCGCGGGCCTCGTCGCGCTCGCGGAAGCGCACAACGCCTGGCTCGTCACCGACGATGCGCACGGCTTCGGCGTGCTCGGCCCGCAGGGGCGCGGCGCGCTCGCCGCGCAGGCGCTGCGCTCGCCGAACCTCGTCTACGTCGGCACGCTCGGCAAGGCGGCGGGCGTCGCGGGCGCCTTCGTCGTCGCGCACGAGACCGTCATCGAATGGCTGGTCCAGCGTGCGCGCAGCTACATCTTCACGACGGCCGCGCCGCCGTCGGTCGCGCACGCGGTATCCGCGAGCCTCGAACTGATCGGCGGCGCCGAAGGCGACGCGCGCCGCGCGCACCTCGGCCAGCTGATCGAGCGCACCCGCGCGATCCTGCGCCGCACCCGCTGGCATGCGCCCGACTCGCACACGGCGGTGCAGCCGCTCGTGATCGGCGACAACGAGACGACGCTCGCCGCGATGGCCGCGCTCGACGAACATGGCCTGTGGGTGCCCGCGATCCGGCCGCCGACGGTGCCCGCCGGCACCTCGCGGCTGCGCGTCTCGCTGTCGGCCGCGCATTCGTTCGACGATCTCGCGCGCCTCGACGCCGCGCTCGCGCATGCGGGCGACGCGGCCGCCGCGCGGGAGGCGCGCGCCGCATGA
- the bioD gene encoding dethiobiotin synthase: MTAPLSLFVTGTDTEIGKTFVSAALLYGFARHGLRAAAMKPIAAGAYERDGVWRNEDADQLDAAANVALPPAIRTPFLLKAPAAPHIVAAEERVTLDIGTIVAAHQRACEAADIVVVEGVGGFRVPLDTTRDTADLAVALGLPVVLVVGMRLGCINHALLTADAIAARGLTLAGWVANRIDPAMGYADENLDTLRLWLEREHRAPLVGSIAHQSPPDPARASHALDIPRLLDTLRAARGAS; encoded by the coding sequence ATGACCGCCCCGCTTTCGCTGTTCGTCACCGGCACCGACACCGAGATCGGCAAGACCTTCGTCAGCGCCGCCCTGCTGTACGGCTTCGCGCGCCACGGGCTGCGCGCCGCCGCGATGAAGCCGATCGCGGCGGGCGCCTACGAGCGCGACGGGGTCTGGCGCAACGAGGACGCGGACCAGCTCGACGCCGCCGCGAACGTCGCGCTGCCGCCCGCGATCCGCACGCCGTTCCTGCTGAAAGCACCCGCCGCGCCGCACATCGTCGCCGCCGAGGAGCGCGTGACGCTCGACATCGGCACGATCGTCGCCGCGCACCAGCGCGCGTGCGAGGCGGCCGACATCGTGGTGGTCGAGGGTGTCGGCGGGTTCCGCGTGCCGCTCGACACGACCCGCGACACCGCCGACCTCGCGGTCGCGCTCGGCCTGCCGGTGGTGCTCGTGGTCGGCATGCGGCTCGGCTGCATCAACCATGCGCTGCTCACCGCCGACGCGATCGCCGCGCGCGGCCTGACCCTCGCCGGCTGGGTCGCGAACCGCATCGACCCGGCGATGGGCTATGCCGACGAGAACCTCGACACGCTGCGCCTGTGGCTCGAACGCGAGCATCGCGCGCCGCTCGTCGGCAGCATCGCGCACCAGAGCCCGCCCGATCCCGCGCGTGCGTCGCACGCGCTCGATATTCCCCGCTTGCTGGACACGCTGCGCGCCGCGCGCGGCGCGTCCTGA
- the bioB gene encoding biotin synthase BioB, whose translation MTEAQTTSPTPAAVPVAAPAAPRWRVADVLALYELPFNDLMFRAQQAHRAHFDANAIQLSTLLSIKTGGCEEDCGYCSQSSHHETGLKAEKLMDVDAVLTAARVAKDNGATRFCMGAAWRNPKDRHLEPIKDMIRGVKEMGMETCVTLGMLEAHQAQALSEAGLDYYNHNLDTSPEFYGQVISTRTYQDRLDTLDRVRDAGINVCCGGIIGMGESRRERAGLITQLANLNPYPESVPINNLVAIEGTPLEGTAALDPFEFVRTIAVARITMPKAMVRLSAGREQLDDAMQSLCFLAGANSMFYGDQLLTTGNPQAEADRQLLARLGMRTEVAQQMPKETAQSCAHGAAN comes from the coding sequence ATGACCGAAGCCCAGACCACCTCCCCGACGCCCGCCGCCGTGCCGGTGGCCGCTCCCGCCGCCCCGCGCTGGCGCGTGGCCGACGTGCTCGCGCTGTACGAGCTGCCGTTCAACGACCTGATGTTCCGCGCGCAGCAGGCGCATCGCGCGCACTTCGACGCGAACGCGATCCAGCTGTCGACGCTGCTGTCGATCAAGACCGGCGGCTGCGAGGAAGACTGCGGCTACTGCTCGCAATCGTCGCACCACGAGACGGGCCTCAAGGCCGAGAAGCTGATGGACGTCGACGCGGTGCTCACCGCCGCGCGCGTCGCGAAGGACAACGGCGCGACCCGCTTCTGCATGGGCGCGGCCTGGCGCAATCCGAAGGACCGCCATCTCGAGCCGATCAAGGACATGATCCGCGGCGTGAAGGAGATGGGCATGGAGACCTGCGTGACGCTCGGCATGCTGGAGGCGCATCAGGCGCAGGCGCTGTCGGAAGCGGGCCTCGACTACTACAACCACAACCTCGACACCTCGCCCGAGTTCTACGGCCAGGTGATCTCGACGCGCACCTACCAGGACCGCCTCGACACGCTCGACCGCGTGCGCGACGCCGGCATCAACGTGTGCTGCGGCGGCATCATCGGCATGGGCGAATCGCGCCGCGAGCGCGCGGGCCTGATCACCCAGCTCGCGAACCTGAACCCGTATCCGGAATCGGTGCCGATCAACAACCTGGTGGCGATCGAGGGCACGCCGCTCGAAGGCACCGCGGCGCTCGACCCGTTCGAGTTCGTGCGCACGATCGCGGTCGCGCGCATCACGATGCCGAAGGCGATGGTGCGCCTGTCGGCCGGCCGCGAGCAGCTCGACGACGCGATGCAGTCGCTGTGCTTCCTCGCGGGCGCGAACTCGATGTTCTACGGCGACCAGCTGCTGACCACCGGCAATCCGCAGGCGGAAGCCGACCGGCAACTGCTCGCGCGGCTCGGGATGCGCACGGAAGTTGCGCAGCAGATGCCGAAGGAAACCGCGCAGTCCTGCGCGCACGGCGCGGCGAACTGA
- a CDS encoding copper homeostasis protein CutC — MPASSLLLEVIATTVGDARTAARAGADRLELVTAIGEGGLTPSVGLIETVVAAVPIPVNVIVRPHSRSFHYDADDLATIARDVRAAVAAGAHGIVFGMLDAHGEVDVNALQRVADAADGRPLTFHRAFDVARDLNAAFEVLLRVPAVTSVLTSGGHPSALDGRDVIARMVRRAAGTSCTVLAGAGLTVAAVGEFARATGVRAVHFGSGVRERGEVLAPVDARQVAKARAALDAAA; from the coding sequence ATGCCTGCCTCCTCCCTGCTCCTCGAAGTGATCGCCACCACGGTCGGCGACGCCCGCACCGCCGCCCGCGCGGGCGCGGACCGGCTCGAACTCGTGACGGCGATCGGCGAGGGCGGCCTGACGCCGAGCGTCGGGCTGATCGAAACCGTGGTGGCCGCGGTGCCGATCCCGGTCAACGTGATCGTGCGACCGCACAGCCGCTCGTTTCACTACGACGCCGACGATCTCGCGACGATCGCGCGCGACGTGCGCGCGGCGGTCGCGGCCGGCGCGCACGGCATCGTGTTCGGCATGCTCGACGCACACGGCGAGGTCGACGTGAACGCGCTGCAGCGCGTCGCCGACGCGGCGGACGGCCGCCCGCTGACCTTCCATCGCGCGTTCGATGTCGCGCGCGATCTCAACGCGGCGTTCGAGGTGCTGCTGCGCGTGCCGGCGGTGACGTCGGTGCTGACCTCGGGCGGCCATCCTTCGGCGCTGGACGGCCGCGACGTGATCGCGCGGATGGTGCGGCGCGCGGCGGGTACGTCGTGCACGGTGCTCGCGGGCGCGGGGCTGACGGTGGCGGCAGTCGGGGAATTCGCGCGTGCGACCGGCGTGCGCGCGGTGCATTTCGGCTCGGGCGTGCGCGAGCGCGGCGAGGTGCTCGCGCCCGTCGACGCGCGCCAGGTGGCGAAGGCGCGCGCCGCGTTGGACGCGGCGGCGTAG